Proteins from a single region of Balaenoptera acutorostrata chromosome 16, mBalAcu1.1, whole genome shotgun sequence:
- the TLX1 gene encoding T-cell leukemia homeobox protein 1, producing the protein MEHLGPHHLHPGHAEPISFGIDQILNSPDQGSCMGPSSRLQDGEYGLGCLVGGAYPYGGGGPAAGAGAGGAGAYGAGGPSGPGGPAGGGGGGACSMGPLAGSYNVNMALAGGPGPGGGGGGGGGGGALSAAGVIRVPAHRPLAGAVAHPQPLATGLPTVPSVPAVPGVNNLTGLTFPWMESNRRYTKDRFTGHPYQNRTPPKKKKPRTSFTRLQICELEKRFHRQKYLASAERAALAKALKMTDAQVKTWFQNRRTKWRRQTAEEREAERQQANRILLQLQQEAFQKSLAQPLPADPLCVHNSSLFALQNLQPWSDDSTKITSVTSVASACE; encoded by the exons ATGGAGCACCTGGGTCCGCACCATCTCCACCCGGGCCACGCAGAGCCCATCAGCTTTGGCATCGACCAGATCCTCAACAGCCCGGACCAGGGCAGCTGCATGGGGCCCTCCTCTCGCCTACAGGACGGAGAATACGGCCTTGGCTGTTTGGTTGGAGGCGCCTACCCTTACGGCGGTGGGGGCCCCGCggccggggcgggggccgggggcgcGGGGGCCTATGGCGCTGGAGGCCCGAGCGGCCCCGGTGGcccggcgggcggcggcggcggcggcgcctgcAGCATGGGCCCGCTGGCCGGCTCCTACAACGTGAACATGGCCTTGGCGGGCGGCCCCGgtcccggcggcggcggcggcggcggcggcggggggggcGCGCTGAGCGCTGCGGGGGTGATACGAGTGCCCGCGCACAGGCCGCTAGCTGGAGCGGTGGCCCACCCTCAACCTCTGGCTACCGGTTTGCCCACCGTGCCCTCCGTGCCTGCCGTGCCGGGCGTCAACAACCTCACCGGCCTCACCTTTCCCTGGATGGAGAGTAACCGCAGATACACAAAGGACAGGTTCACAG GTCACCCCTATCAGAATCGGACACCCCCCAAGAAGAAGAAGCCGCGCACGTCCTTCACGCGCCTGCAGATCTGCGAGCTAGAGAAGCGCTTCCACCGCCAGAAGTACCTGGCCTCGGCCGAGCGCGCCGCCCTGGCCAAGGCGCTCAAAATGACCGACGCGCAAGTCAAAACCTGGTTCCAGAACCGGCGTACAAAGTGGAG GCGGCAGACTGCGGAGGAGCGTGAGGCCGAGAGGCAGCAGGCGAACCGCATCCTCCTGCAGCTGCAGCAAGAGGCCTTCCAGAAGAGCCTGGCGCAGCCGCTGCCCGCCGACCCGCTTTGCGTGCACAACTCCTCGCTCTTCGCCCTGCAGAACCTGCAGCCGTGGTCTGACGACTCGACCAAGATCACCAGCGTCACGTCCGTGGCGTCGGCCTGCGAGTGA